A section of the Halococcus hamelinensis 100A6 genome encodes:
- a CDS encoding XdhC family protein produces MSTTDWSLSATEVLSRVGDALDDGRNDVLATVIDVEGSAYRRPGAKMLIRPDDTAGSITAGCLEDEVARVGAAVRESGEPRIETYDLTGGDDALWGHGMGCNGVITVLLEPVDERYRPVVEAVAAHEPVAVATVVGGAGTIGERAWYRPDGGFTGELDDRVREALAEPAAELLGDGGADVVEVETDDGPVEVFVDGIDVPPHLVVLGSGPDVVPVVDLAKRVDFRVSVVSFRGARASRDRFPGADAVLSSSPADLGNDLSFDDETYVVVMTHNFVDDGLALETLLDTRVPYVGLMGPRERFEELREEFDDEVSMTGEDVERVHTPIGLDLGGDSPYEVAYSIVGEVLAVANGRSSGHLSVRAGPIHDRRDLDAGPAPE; encoded by the coding sequence ATGAGCACGACCGACTGGAGCCTCTCGGCAACCGAAGTACTGTCCCGCGTCGGCGACGCGCTCGACGACGGCCGCAACGACGTGCTCGCGACGGTGATCGATGTCGAGGGGAGCGCCTACCGACGGCCGGGCGCGAAGATGCTGATCCGGCCCGACGACACGGCCGGCTCGATCACCGCGGGCTGTCTCGAAGACGAGGTGGCGCGGGTCGGCGCGGCGGTCCGCGAGTCGGGCGAGCCACGTATCGAGACCTACGACCTCACCGGCGGCGACGACGCGCTCTGGGGGCACGGCATGGGTTGTAACGGGGTCATCACGGTGCTGCTCGAACCCGTCGACGAGCGCTACCGTCCGGTCGTCGAGGCGGTCGCGGCCCACGAGCCGGTCGCCGTCGCCACGGTCGTCGGCGGTGCGGGAACGATCGGCGAGCGGGCGTGGTACCGTCCCGACGGGGGCTTCACGGGCGAACTCGACGACCGGGTTCGGGAGGCACTCGCCGAACCGGCCGCCGAACTCCTCGGCGACGGCGGGGCGGACGTCGTCGAGGTCGAAACGGACGACGGACCGGTCGAGGTGTTCGTCGACGGGATCGACGTCCCGCCACATCTCGTAGTGCTGGGGTCGGGTCCGGACGTCGTCCCGGTCGTCGATCTCGCCAAGCGCGTCGACTTCCGGGTCAGCGTCGTGAGCTTCCGCGGGGCGCGCGCGAGCCGGGATCGGTTCCCCGGGGCCGACGCCGTCCTGTCGAGTTCGCCGGCCGACCTCGGGAATGACCTCTCGTTCGACGACGAGACCTACGTCGTGGTGATGACCCACAACTTCGTCGACGACGGCCTCGCGCTCGAAACCCTCCTCGACACCCGGGTTCCCTACGTCGGATTGATGGGGCCACGCGAGCGCTTCGAGGAGCTCCGCGAGGAGTTCGACGACGAGGTCTCGATGACGGGCGAGGACGTCGAGCGGGTCCACACGCCGATCGGCCTCGACCTCGGCGGCGACTCGCCCTACGAGGTCGCCTACAGCATCGTCGGCGAGGTGCTCGCGGTCGCCAACGGTCGGTCCTCGGGACACCTCTCGGTGCGTGCGGGGCCGATCCACGACCGCCGCGACCTCGACGCCGGGCCCGCCCCCGAGTAG
- a CDS encoding DUF58 domain-containing protein has translation MRLTRRGWGFVGAGGVLVGLAVAFADPRLLVGAAALGAWLAVEQYRFVRAARRTADTIVVEQVLAQERVVAERETSVTLAVRLPEPSSLDVTVELAPPVSATGTNREGRRVRLEPGETTASTAVFLEWAVAGTYEFATPTIEIRGPAGCFTERFTRGSTPTMVVEPRGPHDIHVGQGGDPLMAAYGERESGRRDAGLDPGELREYVTGDAAGRIDWKATARMGEPYVREYEIETDIVTAMLVDHRATMADGPTNESKLDYAIQVALLFVDSVRSFGDPLGYYAVGDEGLTDRRNPAVGQYSLIEGRLRDLTTTDPVATTADDSGSHSPATSRRAAVRLSGDDAFGRTLRPYFETGDTYAERIRGDPLFETARAHLARLSGTVWTVIFTDDANRAELRETVRLARRGDGRVLVFLTPSALFEPGGLTDLEASYERYREFESFRVELARLQRVSAFEVGPRDRIDAILSSARRRATSRNA, from the coding sequence ATGCGACTCACGCGCCGTGGCTGGGGGTTCGTCGGTGCGGGCGGGGTCCTCGTCGGACTCGCCGTCGCCTTCGCCGACCCGCGCCTGCTGGTCGGCGCGGCCGCGCTCGGCGCGTGGCTGGCGGTCGAGCAGTACCGGTTCGTCCGGGCGGCGAGGCGGACCGCCGATACGATCGTCGTCGAGCAGGTGCTCGCCCAGGAGCGCGTCGTCGCCGAGCGCGAGACGTCGGTCACGCTCGCCGTGCGGCTGCCCGAGCCGTCGTCGCTCGACGTCACCGTCGAGCTCGCGCCGCCGGTGAGTGCGACCGGCACGAACCGCGAGGGCCGCCGCGTCCGGCTCGAACCGGGCGAGACGACCGCGAGCACGGCGGTCTTCCTCGAATGGGCGGTCGCCGGGACCTACGAGTTCGCCACCCCGACGATCGAGATACGCGGTCCGGCCGGGTGCTTCACCGAGCGCTTCACGCGTGGGTCCACGCCGACGATGGTGGTCGAACCGCGCGGTCCGCACGACATCCACGTCGGCCAGGGTGGCGACCCGCTGATGGCCGCCTACGGCGAGCGCGAGAGCGGCCGCCGCGACGCCGGGCTCGACCCCGGCGAGCTCCGGGAGTACGTCACCGGCGACGCCGCGGGCCGGATCGACTGGAAGGCGACCGCCCGGATGGGCGAGCCCTACGTCCGCGAGTACGAGATCGAGACCGACATCGTCACCGCGATGCTCGTCGACCACCGCGCGACGATGGCCGATGGGCCGACGAACGAGTCGAAGCTCGATTACGCGATCCAGGTCGCGTTGCTGTTCGTCGACAGCGTCCGTTCGTTCGGCGACCCGCTCGGCTACTACGCGGTCGGCGACGAGGGGCTCACCGACCGGCGCAACCCCGCGGTCGGACAGTACTCGCTCATCGAGGGGCGACTGCGCGACCTCACGACGACCGACCCCGTCGCCACGACCGCCGACGACTCCGGGAGCCACAGTCCGGCGACGTCGCGGCGCGCCGCCGTCCGCCTCTCCGGCGACGACGCGTTCGGGCGCACGCTTCGGCCGTACTTCGAGACGGGCGACACCTACGCCGAACGCATCAGGGGCGACCCGCTGTTCGAGACCGCCCGCGCCCACCTCGCCCGGCTGAGCGGCACCGTCTGGACCGTGATCTTCACCGACGACGCCAACCGGGCCGAACTCCGCGAGACGGTCAGGCTGGCCCGCCGCGGCGACGGTCGCGTGCTCGTCTTCCTCACCCCGTCGGCGCTGTTCGAGCCGGGTGGCCTCACCGACCTCGAAGCCAGTTACGAGCGCTACCGCGAGTTCGAGTCCTTCCGGGTCGAACTCGCGCGGCTGCAGCGGGTCTCGGCGTTCGAGGTCGGCCCGCGCGACCGGATCGACGCCATCCTGTCGAGCGCACGCCGGCGGGCGACGTCACGGAACGCATAG
- a CDS encoding CPBP family intramembrane glutamic endopeptidase → MNSPVDTEADTSTDRSHLRTVAVAIGLLLAGMAVNNGVGLFAVLVFGVESVTTGGTGFLVGAVFGQGLVFVVALAYVRWRSLRIPFTLPSWKQSLLVGVGVVVSVVAASVLNLLRQSLSPPNTISGLGEVFAADPTLMLVVGVLSVVLFAPAEELLFRGAIQGRLREAFGSRWAVVGASTLFGAWHLLNFAGSLLGTILAAAVLGVVSLLWGYAYERTDNLAVPILIHGLYNLTFLLVSYAIL, encoded by the coding sequence ATGAACTCGCCCGTCGACACCGAGGCGGACACATCGACCGACCGGTCACACCTGCGGACCGTGGCCGTCGCCATCGGCTTGCTGCTGGCCGGCATGGCCGTCAACAACGGTGTCGGCTTGTTCGCCGTCCTCGTGTTCGGTGTCGAGTCGGTCACAACCGGCGGGACGGGCTTTCTGGTCGGGGCCGTCTTCGGCCAGGGACTGGTGTTCGTCGTCGCGCTCGCGTACGTCCGCTGGCGCTCGCTCCGCATCCCATTCACTCTTCCCTCATGGAAGCAATCACTCCTCGTCGGCGTCGGCGTGGTCGTCTCCGTCGTCGCCGCCAGCGTGCTGAATTTGCTCCGTCAGAGCCTCAGCCCACCAAACACGATCAGCGGCCTTGGCGAAGTCTTCGCGGCCGACCCAACGCTCATGCTCGTCGTTGGCGTGCTGTCCGTGGTGCTGTTCGCGCCCGCCGAGGAACTGCTCTTTCGTGGAGCGATCCAGGGCCGCCTCCGGGAGGCATTCGGGTCTCGATGGGCCGTCGTCGGCGCGAGCACGCTGTTTGGTGCTTGGCACCTCCTCAATTTCGCTGGGTCGCTGCTCGGCACGATACTCGCCGCCGCCGTCCTCGGCGTCGTGTCCCTTCTCTGGGGATACGCGTACGAACGAACCGACAACCTCGCAGTCCCTATCCTCATTCACGGCCTCTACAACCTCACATTCCTGCTCGTCTCGTACGCGATCCTCTGA
- a CDS encoding VWA domain-containing protein — MSPGRNGFDGSDGNGAPLAAASDHVRDELVRFVRALRRAGVEVPANAGVTAGRGLADVGLDDPDRVRVALRASLVADARDRPTFERLFEAFWRRLGAGPDAADAAGWTDDGPDGGLASFGAEPAASESGEGGEGDEDERDETLAERHVGAVVGRETAAADGDGATTARYSPNGRRTAVSAARADHEFGTAFDALTKSLATLSGRRWRAGGDERPDVRRALRASVATGGTVAELPRRRRTRSELRACLLVDVSRSVLDVVDRSFLLEFLRHAHEAWREARVFFFDDDLREVTSAFDAPDERALDALSRAETEWGGGTRIGGSFARLHERASDAVSRDSVVFVVSDGLEMGDVETLEREAAWLSRRARAVFWLNPLAASPEFEPTARGMAAALPYLDGLFAFAGPDDLAELARQLDRQGRHGRIGYEYDPRRVEATDERRNTS; from the coding sequence GTGAGCCCCGGTCGGAACGGGTTCGATGGATCCGACGGGAACGGAGCCCCGCTCGCCGCCGCCAGCGACCACGTTCGCGACGAACTCGTGCGGTTCGTCCGGGCGCTCCGGCGGGCGGGCGTGGAGGTGCCGGCGAACGCGGGCGTCACGGCTGGACGGGGGCTCGCCGACGTGGGGCTCGACGACCCCGACCGCGTCCGGGTCGCGCTCCGGGCGAGCCTCGTCGCCGACGCGAGGGACCGTCCGACGTTCGAACGGCTGTTCGAGGCGTTCTGGCGGCGGCTCGGTGCGGGTCCCGACGCCGCGGACGCCGCAGGGTGGACCGACGACGGGCCCGACGGCGGGCTCGCATCGTTCGGGGCCGAACCCGCCGCCAGCGAGTCCGGGGAGGGCGGGGAAGGGGACGAGGACGAACGCGACGAAACGCTCGCCGAGCGCCACGTCGGGGCGGTCGTCGGTCGCGAGACCGCGGCCGCCGACGGCGACGGCGCGACGACCGCGCGGTACAGCCCGAACGGGCGGCGGACGGCGGTGTCGGCAGCCCGCGCCGACCACGAGTTCGGGACGGCGTTCGACGCGCTCACCAAAAGCCTCGCGACGCTGTCGGGCCGGCGGTGGCGGGCGGGCGGCGACGAGCGCCCCGACGTCCGGCGCGCGCTCCGGGCCAGTGTCGCCACCGGCGGCACGGTGGCCGAGCTACCGCGACGACGACGCACGCGAAGCGAGCTTCGTGCCTGTCTGCTGGTCGACGTCAGCCGGTCGGTGCTCGACGTGGTGGACCGCTCGTTCCTGCTCGAATTCCTTCGCCACGCCCACGAGGCGTGGCGCGAGGCACGGGTGTTCTTCTTCGACGACGACCTCCGCGAGGTCACGTCGGCGTTCGACGCGCCCGACGAACGCGCGCTCGACGCGCTCTCGCGGGCCGAGACCGAGTGGGGCGGCGGCACCCGGATCGGCGGCTCGTTCGCCCGGCTCCACGAACGTGCATCGGACGCCGTCTCGCGCGACTCCGTCGTCTTCGTGGTCAGCGACGGCCTGGAGATGGGCGACGTCGAAACCCTCGAACGCGAGGCGGCGTGGCTGTCGCGGCGGGCACGGGCGGTGTTCTGGTTGAACCCGCTCGCGGCCTCGCCGGAGTTCGAACCGACGGCGCGCGGGATGGCCGCCGCGCTGCCCTACCTCGACGGGCTGTTCGCGTTCGCCGGCCCCGACGACCTCGCGGAGCTGGCGCGCCAGCTCGACCGGCAGGGTCGCCACGGCCGGATCGGCTACGAGTACGACCCACGGCGGGTCGAGGCAACCGACGAACGGAGGAACACATCATGA
- a CDS encoding TetR/AcrR family transcriptional regulator, translating into MPGFSDEERERIREQLIESGRERLLTYGPKKTTVKDVTDPVGIAKPTFYQFFDAKSDLYIEILRRELEEYLQNVRAELAGVDDPQEALERLFRCYAEFVEGNPLIQQTVVQGNYQEIVGSGSKERYDELVEAEMAQSIPIIEDIQRRSDGPLAEMEPTTVLGLMGSSVALLALHQDELERYEGQIAGLEHGYYDRMQDVLISTLARGLTTEG; encoded by the coding sequence ATGCCCGGCTTTAGCGACGAGGAGCGGGAGCGAATCAGGGAACAACTCATCGAGAGCGGGCGCGAGCGCTTGCTCACGTACGGGCCGAAGAAAACGACCGTGAAGGACGTTACAGACCCCGTTGGAATCGCGAAACCGACGTTCTACCAGTTTTTCGACGCGAAATCGGACCTCTACATCGAAATTCTCCGGCGCGAACTCGAGGAGTATCTACAGAACGTGCGTGCAGAGCTCGCAGGGGTAGACGACCCACAGGAAGCACTGGAACGATTGTTCCGGTGTTACGCCGAGTTCGTCGAAGGAAATCCGCTTATCCAGCAGACAGTCGTTCAGGGCAACTACCAGGAAATCGTCGGAAGTGGCTCTAAGGAGCGATATGATGAGCTCGTAGAGGCGGAGATGGCGCAATCCATTCCCATTATCGAAGATATCCAACGTCGGAGCGATGGCCCGCTCGCGGAGATGGAACCAACCACAGTGCTGGGGCTCATGGGTTCCTCAGTCGCACTCTTGGCGCTCCATCAGGACGAACTCGAACGATACGAGGGACAAATAGCGGGGCTCGAGCACGGATACTATGACCGGATGCAGGACGTGCTGATCTCCACGCTCGCACGTGGACTGACGACCGAGGGATGA
- a CDS encoding acyl-CoA dehydrogenase family protein, whose translation MTSDPIDYARLDEGRECNYWELDRTLRFEARRVYPDDEFEWAEALLSAFGERLGHEMADTADRIDGAGHELRSFDKYGDRLNEVEYHPSLRDQERIAYEEFRMTHDAFHAPPGRDSPVGLCHPLAMQALLSYVDIGFCCPVSMTTGVAIVLDRFDDGRLDEYFAGLTAATLDDHIEGAMFLTEEQGGSDVGANEVRAEPTDEEGVYELHGEKWFCSNIDAEGALARTPDAPDGVAGLSLFLVPRTKPGGEVNDSHFRRLKDKLGTVSVPTGEIEFQGAEAFLVSEAGRGFKYISEMMNYERLTNAMGAVGVMGRALLEAKVRAARREAFGNPIDEYPLMRRDLVGMAVDYEAAAAFSFEAVRLLDERERAGDDSAAYKLLRLFVPVAKYRTARMAVETTSYAMEVLGGNGYVREHTTERLLRDAQVLPIWEGPSNVLGLDVLRALNRENAHEALLPYVEEKLDAVDHPALESAVETVESRYGELQDALGTLATEDEAFAQYHAKRLADLVFDVVTGALLLDEAQWGIDAEQDGRKALVARRFVETRFAADERFGMADEQFTAVVEYGSVEPAALLDGMAPAE comes from the coding sequence ATGACGTCGGACCCGATCGACTACGCCCGTCTCGACGAGGGACGGGAGTGCAACTACTGGGAACTCGACCGCACCCTCCGGTTCGAGGCGCGGCGGGTCTACCCGGACGACGAGTTCGAGTGGGCCGAGGCGCTCCTCTCGGCGTTCGGTGAGCGCCTGGGGCACGAGATGGCCGACACCGCCGACCGGATCGACGGGGCGGGTCACGAACTCCGGTCGTTCGACAAGTACGGCGACCGGCTGAACGAGGTCGAGTACCACCCCTCGCTCCGCGACCAGGAGCGGATCGCCTACGAGGAGTTCCGGATGACACACGACGCGTTCCACGCGCCACCCGGTCGGGACTCGCCCGTTGGACTGTGCCACCCGCTGGCGATGCAGGCGTTGCTCTCGTACGTCGACATCGGCTTTTGCTGTCCCGTCTCGATGACGACGGGCGTCGCCATCGTGCTCGATCGATTCGACGACGGCCGACTCGACGAGTACTTCGCCGGGCTGACGGCCGCGACCCTCGACGACCACATCGAGGGCGCGATGTTCCTCACCGAGGAACAGGGCGGCTCCGACGTCGGCGCGAACGAGGTACGCGCCGAGCCGACCGACGAGGAAGGCGTCTACGAGCTCCACGGCGAGAAGTGGTTCTGTTCGAACATCGACGCCGAGGGCGCGCTCGCACGAACGCCCGACGCGCCCGACGGGGTCGCGGGGCTCTCGCTCTTTCTGGTGCCGCGCACCAAACCCGGCGGCGAGGTCAACGACTCGCACTTCCGGCGGCTCAAGGACAAACTGGGCACGGTCTCCGTGCCGACCGGCGAGATCGAGTTCCAAGGGGCCGAAGCCTTCCTCGTCAGCGAGGCGGGGCGCGGGTTCAAATACATCTCCGAGATGATGAACTACGAGCGCCTCACGAACGCGATGGGCGCGGTCGGCGTGATGGGGCGGGCGCTGCTGGAGGCGAAGGTCCGTGCGGCACGGCGCGAAGCGTTCGGCAACCCGATCGACGAGTACCCGCTGATGCGCCGCGACCTCGTGGGGATGGCCGTCGACTACGAGGCGGCCGCCGCGTTCTCGTTCGAGGCGGTCCGGCTGCTCGACGAACGCGAGCGCGCGGGCGACGACTCGGCGGCCTACAAGCTCCTGCGGCTGTTCGTCCCGGTCGCGAAGTACAGGACCGCCCGGATGGCGGTCGAGACCACGTCCTACGCCATGGAGGTCCTCGGCGGGAACGGCTACGTTCGCGAGCACACCACCGAACGGCTCCTGCGCGACGCACAGGTCCTCCCGATCTGGGAGGGGCCCTCGAACGTCCTCGGGCTTGACGTCCTCCGCGCGCTGAACCGCGAGAACGCCCACGAGGCGCTCCTGCCCTACGTCGAGGAAAAACTCGACGCCGTCGACCACCCGGCGCTGGAGTCGGCGGTCGAGACGGTCGAATCGAGGTACGGGGAACTGCAGGACGCGCTGGGAACGCTCGCGACCGAGGACGAGGCGTTCGCCCAGTACCACGCAAAGCGGCTCGCGGACCTCGTCTTCGACGTGGTGACGGGGGCACTGTTGCTCGACGAAGCGCAGTGGGGGATCGATGCCGAGCAGGACGGTCGGAAGGCGCTCGTCGCCCGCCGATTCGTCGAGACCCGGTTCGCCGCCGACGAGCGCTTCGGGATGGCCGACGAGCAGTTCACCGCGGTCGTCGAGTACGGCTCCGTCGAACCGGCGGCGCTGCTCGACGGGATGGCTCCCGCCGAGTGA
- a CDS encoding FAD binding domain-containing protein, with protein sequence MFPDEFDYYEAESVAEAIELLDEHADEETELLAGGHSLLPAMKTGLSSPDVLIDISGIEGMTGVTVDGDTLSIGGMTTYGAILESEEVAEHAPALEEAVAWVGDVQVRNRGTIGGNLAHGDPAADLPGAALASNATLVVEGPDGERKVPADEFFFGMFATDVGPDELLTRVEIPVADGAVGAYAKKASPSSGYAMVGVAALLDIDGDTIESARVAANGVMDHGVRLEPVEEALVDGTFDADTIEAAADHAGDDLDVDLMMSDLQASNEFRAQLLEVYTKRALTGVHDAADRTAAD encoded by the coding sequence ATGTTCCCCGACGAGTTCGATTACTACGAGGCCGAGAGCGTCGCCGAGGCGATCGAGCTGCTCGACGAGCACGCCGACGAGGAGACCGAACTCCTCGCGGGCGGTCACAGCCTGCTGCCGGCGATGAAGACGGGGCTGTCGAGCCCCGATGTCCTGATCGACATCAGCGGCATCGAGGGGATGACGGGCGTCACGGTCGACGGCGACACGCTCTCGATCGGCGGGATGACCACCTACGGCGCGATCCTCGAATCCGAGGAGGTAGCCGAGCACGCCCCCGCGCTCGAAGAGGCGGTGGCGTGGGTCGGCGACGTGCAGGTCAGAAATCGCGGGACCATCGGCGGCAACCTCGCGCACGGCGACCCCGCGGCGGACCTCCCCGGGGCGGCGCTCGCCTCGAACGCCACCCTCGTGGTCGAGGGACCGGACGGCGAGCGGAAGGTGCCGGCCGACGAGTTCTTCTTCGGGATGTTCGCCACCGACGTCGGGCCCGACGAGCTCCTCACGCGCGTGGAGATCCCGGTGGCCGACGGCGCGGTCGGCGCGTACGCGAAGAAGGCGAGTCCGTCCTCGGGCTACGCGATGGTCGGCGTGGCCGCGCTGCTCGACATCGACGGCGACACGATCGAGTCCGCTCGCGTCGCCGCCAACGGCGTGATGGACCACGGGGTCCGCCTCGAACCCGTCGAGGAGGCGCTCGTCGACGGCACGTTCGACGCCGACACCATCGAGGCCGCCGCCGACCACGCGGGCGACGACCTCGACGTGGACCTGATGATGTCGGACCTCCAGGCCTCGAACGAGTTCCGCGCCCAGCTCCTCGAAGTCTACACCAAGCGCGCGCTGACCGGCGTCCACGACGCCGCCGACCGGACGGCGGCCGACTGA
- a CDS encoding AAA family ATPase produces the protein MSERPTGFTETTEAEVRAAFDATGYVADDEIVTTTALSLRLGKPLLVEGEPGAGKTELAKVLANGFDTDLVRLQCYEGLTAESALYEWNYTKQLLSVQTADTGGGPGEGVDGPGSAGGADPSVFTEEYLLERPLLRALRADGDRPPVLLIDEVDRADEEFEALLLEVLSEFQVTIPELGTVRASTPPAVVITSNRTRGLSDALKRRCLFLHVEPPSFEKERAILERRVPELDTAVAAELCAAVGRLREEPLLKPPGAAETIDWARAVAVLRDGSDEPLDPETVRTTLGCLLKEVEDVERVDDDLLGSLLAAATEVDA, from the coding sequence ATGAGCGAACGGCCGACGGGGTTCACCGAGACGACCGAGGCTGAAGTCAGGGCCGCGTTCGACGCCACGGGATACGTCGCCGACGACGAGATCGTGACGACGACGGCGCTGTCGCTTCGGCTCGGCAAGCCGCTGCTCGTCGAGGGCGAGCCGGGGGCGGGAAAGACCGAACTCGCGAAGGTGCTCGCCAACGGCTTCGACACCGACCTCGTCCGACTCCAGTGTTACGAGGGACTGACCGCCGAGAGCGCGCTCTACGAGTGGAACTACACGAAACAGCTCCTGTCGGTTCAGACCGCCGACACCGGTGGTGGGCCCGGCGAGGGCGTCGACGGTCCCGGGTCGGCCGGTGGAGCGGACCCGTCGGTCTTCACCGAGGAGTACCTGCTTGAACGCCCGCTGCTCCGGGCGCTCCGGGCCGACGGCGACCGTCCGCCGGTACTGTTGATCGACGAGGTCGACCGCGCCGACGAGGAGTTCGAGGCGCTGTTGCTCGAAGTCCTCTCCGAGTTCCAGGTCACGATACCCGAACTCGGGACGGTCCGGGCGTCGACCCCGCCGGCGGTGGTCATCACCTCGAACCGGACGCGCGGCCTCTCGGACGCGCTGAAGCGCCGATGTCTCTTCCTCCACGTCGAGCCGCCGTCGTTCGAGAAGGAACGCGCGATCCTCGAACGGCGGGTGCCGGAGCTCGACACCGCGGTGGCCGCCGAGCTCTGTGCGGCGGTCGGGCGGCTCCGCGAGGAACCCCTGTTGAAACCGCCGGGCGCGGCCGAGACCATCGACTGGGCGCGTGCGGTGGCCGTGCTCCGCGACGGGTCGGACGAGCCCCTCGACCCCGAGACCGTTCGGACCACGCTCGGCTGTCTCTTAAAGGAGGTCGAGGACGTCGAACGCGTCGACGACGACCTGCTCGGGTCGTTGCTCGCCGCCGCGACGGAGGTCGACGCGTGA